Part of the Lolium rigidum isolate FL_2022 chromosome 6, APGP_CSIRO_Lrig_0.1, whole genome shotgun sequence genome, AGACAGACATTTTTGTTAGCAACTACGTCTGCTACTACCATGGGCCACAACATCAGTAGGCTTGTTGGTATGGGGATGGGCCAGCAGCATCGGAGAAGTGCTATAAAGATCAAGCAGCCAACAGCGAAGAAGGCGGCTTGGAACGGAACGGCTTCGGCCTCCTATCTTCTTCCTCCCgtattcctcttcttcctctctaatGGCTAGAACATGTTGAATCCATGGCGTGTAAGCTCATTTCTTCAGTAATCGATCTGTGAGACTAGTGTGGTGTTAACAATTTTAATTACTTCCTCTGGCTGATATATATAGCCAACCACTCTCATCAACACATGTTTAAACTAGCAATATGCATGAGGAAATGAGGCACTAGTGTAAATAATAGTTGACAGTTGAGTGACTTACATGCACTTCTATGGATCAGCAGCAGTCAATCACGAAGACTGTGCCAGAACCGCATACCACCAATTCTAGAACATTGGCGCAGCAATGTCAAAAAGTCTAGGGTGATTTCGTAGAAGCATACATAATGGAGGGTCAAGAGTAACTCAATGCCAGATGGGATGTCAGTCATGCTGTTGAGATTGACTAGGAATAATTTGTTCAGAGCCTCCATAGCACCTTCCTCTATCTCTAGCCGCTCCAGACGTGGCAGGTCCATTAACTGCAGAGTCTTCAGGTTTGGGAACCACGCTTTGCGAAAGACCAGCTGCTTTCCAATGTATGCTTCGGTAAAAAACAGCTCCGTCAAATTTGTCAATTGAGAAAGGGATGGCAGTGGATCTTCTATCAGCCGCGAGAAATCTAGACCCAACCAGTACAAGTTTTGACCTAGGGCGTGGAAGAAAGGAGACTCTTCTAAAGCCTCATCGACTAATTTTCCTCTCAGACTTAGCTTTTGTAGATTTGACGGGAGGGCATTCAGTCGGAGAACCTCATTCCCATCACTTGCATTCACTTCTAGGGTGGATAAAAAGTGCATCTGAACTAGAGATTCACAAAGGCGTTCACAGTGGATTCTCTTCACATTCAATAACCTCAAGCTTCTCATTTGCCTCAACTCACCAAGTTCTTTGATAGATTCATCCTGTACTTCCAACGCTTGCAGTGTATGCAGGTTAGTTAGGTTACCAAGACCCTTGCGGATGGTTACACCACTTAATGACCAGAGAACTCTACCAGATGGATCATTCAATTTTTGAGCAAATAAGTGCCTAAGCTTCTTCAGTTTCACAATCCCACTAGGCAACTCATGTACGCCAGAGTCATGAAGGTCAAGGGTCAACAAATTTGAAAGTTTCTCAACAGACTTCGGGAGCATCTTGACTTTTGAATCACGCAGACCCAAATGGCGGAGATTGAAGAGATCCCCAATAGCATCTGGAATCTTCTCAATACTTAAACCGCTTAATTCGAGCACTGTCATGTATCTTGACTTCTCGTATAAAAGAGGTAGTAGAGTGAAAGATGACATGCTAGTGTCCAATGCAATGATGGACCGAAGCTGGTGTATGTTTGGAACTGATTGTCCAATGTCCTTCGCTATTTTGTGCACTGCCAGCCGACGCCCGTCCTTCTCAAGGGACCCCCCACATTTTTGTTCATCGTATATCACACCAAATGAATCATTCTGACACAAATCAAGGGCCAACTCACGTAAGATATCATGCATTTTTAATCTCCTTATCCTGCCAAATGAGTTCCTTTCAACAAGTTGTAGCATGTTTCTGTGAACCAACTCGTTCATATATCCTTCTGCCACTTCTTCTAATGTGCTTGCACCCCTCTCCTCGATGAATCCCTCTGCTGTCCATAACCGTGCaagtttttttcttttgaaaaggtAGTCCTCCGGAAATAAGCTGCAATACAGTAAACAACTTTTCAAGTGTGTAGGAAGGTACATGAAGCTCAAGTAAAGGATATTCCTGACATGTTCCATGCTTGGATTGTTAACTAGCTCCCACTCGAGCTGGTCACATATTCGCTTGAATTCCTCTCTGGTCTTGTCGCGCACGAAGAGGAGCCTGGCAACGGCGACAATTGCAAGAGGTATGCCTttacacttggtaacaatttcctGTGCTGATTCTATCAGTTCAATGGGGCATTTATGATTTGTATCTCTCGAAAACCCCATCTTACAGAGGAGTTCCCATGAGTCATCTTTTGACAGAGCTTCAAGTGTTATTCTCCGGTCTTGCAAAGCATGGTTAGCTACACCATCAATGCGTGTTGTCACAAGTACTCGACTCTTCTCTTGATTTTGAACAAGTGCTCCAAATAGGTCAGTCACAGCTTCTGGAGCCCAAACATCATCCAATACAATCAGATACTTCTTGCCCTCTAAGAATGTCTTCAATTTATCTTGAAGGTCTGCAGTGTTCATATGATCCATGTTACCTGGTGTGCTATTTCCCCCTTTGTACAATTCAGTAATTAGACATTTCAGAACATCTTTTGTGGAGTAAGTTTGAGAGATGGAGACCCAGGCATGGCATTCAAACTTTTCTTTCTCCTTATTGTAGACATTTGCAGCCAAAGCTGTTTTACCAAGTCCTCCCATTCCATGCAGTGCTATCACAGAGCGttccaaatcatcacctgccaacAACTGCTCGAGCTGTTCTCTATTTTTATCCACCCCCACAAGATCATCTTCGTTAAGGGAACTTGAAATGCTTACGAGTTGTTGGGATGTCTCAACAATGTAACTTGAGTCTGTGGAATTCCCAGGGCTTGGGGTTGAAACCCACCGATCTTTAGCCTTGAACATGTGCACAAGATTAACCTCTACTTCCTTAACCAATGAAGCTATCC contains:
- the LOC124668209 gene encoding disease resistance protein RPM1-like, producing the protein MAEPVILSAVIKIGVALGSEALNQASSRLQKFSTQLTELQGSMGRIRRELRLMHGFLCRVDVRNRKNLTYAIWVQELRMLAHGIEDMVDDYLHLVGHNHDSGWGTYLKKRFKRPNVLLSLNRIASLVKEVEVNLVHMFKAKDRWVSTPSPGNSTDSSYIVETSQQLVSISSSLNEDDLVGVDKNREQLEQLLAGDDLERSVIALHGMGGLGKTALAANVYNKEKEKFECHAWVSISQTYSTKDVLKCLITELYKGGNSTPGNMDHMNTADLQDKLKTFLEGKKYLIVLDDVWAPEAVTDLFGALVQNQEKSRVLVTTRIDGVANHALQDRRITLEALSKDDSWELLCKMGFSRDTNHKCPIELIESAQEIVTKCKGIPLAIVAVARLLFVRDKTREEFKRICDQLEWELVNNPSMEHVRNILYLSFMYLPTHLKSCLLYCSLFPEDYLFKRKKLARLWTAEGFIEERGASTLEEVAEGYMNELVHRNMLQLVERNSFGRIRRLKMHDILRELALDLCQNDSFGVIYDEQKCGGSLEKDGRRLAVHKIAKDIGQSVPNIHQLRSIIALDTSMSSFTLLPLLYEKSRYMTVLELSGLSIEKIPDAIGDLFNLRHLGLRDSKVKMLPKSVEKLSNLLTLDLHDSGVHELPSGIVKLKKLRHLFAQKLNDPSGRVLWSLSGVTIRKGLGNLTNLHTLQALEVQDESIKELGELRQMRSLRLLNVKRIHCERLCESLVQMHFLSTLEVNASDGNEVLRLNALPSNLQKLSLRGKLVDEALEESPFFHALGQNLYWLGLDFSRLIEDPLPSLSQLTNLTELFFTEAYIGKQLVFRKAWFPNLKTLQLMDLPRLERLEIEEGAMEALNKLFLVNLNSMTDIPSGIELLLTLHYVCFYEITLDFLTLLRQCSRIGGMRFWHSLRD